The Nerophis ophidion isolate RoL-2023_Sa linkage group LG24, RoL_Noph_v1.0, whole genome shotgun sequence genome includes a region encoding these proteins:
- the LOC133542413 gene encoding mucin-2-like: MCKTTIFHLGVIVFAICLSTQVVSQSSTEPPSTTMNTTTTPTNSTMPTWATNTYSVSTNTTSPTGTGLSLHTAAAFTSSSLPILVTAASLLQSLCC, from the exons ATGTGCAAAACGACCATTTTCCACTTGGGAGTGATTGTCTTCGCCATTTGCTTATCAACACAG GTGGTCTCCCAGAGCAGCACAGAGCCGCCGAGCACGACCATgaacaccaccaccacccccaCCAACAGCACCATGCCTACCTGGGCCACAAACACCTACAGCGTCTCGACCAACACCACCTCCCCCACCGGCACAGGTCTCTCGCTGCACACCGCCGCCGCCTTCACCTCCTCCTCCCTCCCCATCTTGGTCACGGCAGCCTCCCTCCTGCAGAGCCTCTGTTGTTGA